A DNA window from Pseudomonas wuhanensis contains the following coding sequences:
- a CDS encoding RodZ domain-containing protein — MKAAHPEVVAANRVNPGETLRQARESNGWSLAEVALKLNLTVNSLSNLEAGAFDRLPGHTFARGYIRAYAKLLGMDQTILVQQFDQSTGTDSQGSNVHSLGRIEEPVRVSHTILRIVSLLLLLAVIGGGFIWWQDQTSLRTKDLIGLAPEHVEVEGADGTTQIHPLDEPEDQAVAQGQAEGETPLALPQTETSTEEPVSAETSAPAPAAPAVTPAAAAHSTAPVVATPATPAPAVPAVPAPVVTAPIAPTAPAPAPAAPVAGQGQVQLQFTADCWTQVTDGTGKVLLSGLKRKGENVTVSGKPPFSVRLGFARGAQVSYNGQVVDVAPFTSGETARLKLGQ, encoded by the coding sequence ATGAAAGCGGCGCATCCCGAAGTTGTAGCAGCGAATCGCGTTAACCCCGGTGAGACTTTGCGCCAGGCCCGCGAAAGCAATGGCTGGTCGCTGGCCGAAGTGGCCCTCAAGCTCAACCTCACCGTCAATTCCCTGAGCAATCTGGAAGCTGGCGCTTTCGACAGGCTGCCTGGGCACACCTTTGCTCGTGGCTATATTCGCGCGTATGCCAAATTGCTCGGTATGGACCAAACTATTCTGGTCCAGCAGTTCGACCAATCCACCGGCACCGACTCACAGGGCAGCAACGTCCACAGCCTGGGGCGTATCGAAGAGCCGGTTCGGGTTTCCCACACCATTTTGCGAATTGTCAGCCTGCTGTTGCTGCTCGCGGTGATTGGCGGTGGTTTTATCTGGTGGCAGGATCAAACTTCATTGCGCACCAAGGACCTGATCGGCCTGGCTCCGGAACACGTTGAAGTCGAAGGCGCCGACGGCACCACCCAGATCCATCCACTGGACGAGCCGGAAGACCAAGCGGTTGCGCAGGGGCAGGCTGAAGGTGAGACGCCTCTTGCGCTGCCTCAGACCGAGACTTCGACCGAAGAGCCAGTCAGTGCCGAAACGAGCGCGCCGGCGCCAGCAGCTCCAGCAGTAACGCCTGCGGCGGCGGCCCACAGCACTGCTCCGGTGGTCGCGACACCGGCGACGCCTGCCCCGGCTGTTCCCGCTGTACCTGCACCGGTTGTCACGGCCCCGATTGCTCCGACCGCCCCGGCTCCAGCTCCGGCAGCTCCGGTGGCCGGCCAAGGCCAGGTGCAACTGCAATTCACCGCCGATTGCTGGACGCAAGTGACCGATGGCACGGGTAAGGTGCTGTTGAGTGGTCTCAAGCGTAAAGGCGAAAATGTTACTGTCAGCGGCAAACCGCCTTTTTCCGTGCGTCTGGGCTTCGCCCGTGGCGCGCAGGTCAGTTACAACGGGCAGGTGGTTGATGTCGCTCCGTTCACCAGTGGCGAGACTGCTCGCCTGAAGTTGGGTCAATAA
- the ispG gene encoding flavodoxin-dependent (E)-4-hydroxy-3-methylbut-2-enyl-diphosphate synthase → MHGESPIKRRESRKIWVGNVPVGGDAPIAVQSMTNSDTNDVAATVAQINRLEAAGVDIVRVSVPDMDAAEAFGKIKQLVKVPLVADIHFDYKIALRVAELGVDCLRINPGNIGREDRVRAVVDAARDRGIPIRIGVNAGSLEKDLQKKYGEPTPAALVESALRHVEHLERLNFQDFKVSVKASDVFMAVAAYRLLAKEIVQPLHLGITEAGGLRSGTVKSAVGLGMLLAEGIGDTIRISLAADPVEEVKVGYDILKSLHLRSRGINFIACPSCSRQNFDVVKTMNELEGRLEDLLVPLDVAVIGCVVNGPGEAKEAHIGLTGGTPNLIYIDGKPAQKLTNDNLVDELERLIRQKAAEKVEADAAVIARG, encoded by the coding sequence ATGCACGGCGAATCTCCAATCAAACGTCGCGAATCCCGCAAGATCTGGGTCGGTAACGTGCCCGTGGGCGGCGATGCGCCTATCGCTGTTCAGAGCATGACCAACAGCGACACCAATGACGTGGCCGCCACCGTGGCCCAGATCAATCGTCTGGAAGCGGCTGGCGTCGATATCGTGCGGGTTTCCGTGCCGGACATGGACGCCGCCGAAGCCTTCGGCAAGATCAAGCAGCTGGTCAAAGTGCCGTTGGTGGCCGACATCCACTTCGACTACAAGATCGCTTTGCGCGTAGCCGAACTGGGTGTGGATTGCCTGCGGATCAACCCGGGCAACATCGGTCGTGAAGACCGCGTGCGTGCGGTGGTCGATGCCGCCCGTGATCGCGGGATTCCAATCCGCATCGGCGTCAACGCCGGCTCCCTGGAAAAAGACCTGCAAAAGAAATATGGCGAGCCGACTCCGGCTGCGCTGGTCGAGTCCGCCTTGCGTCACGTTGAACACCTCGAGCGCCTGAATTTCCAGGACTTCAAGGTCAGCGTGAAAGCCTCCGACGTGTTCATGGCCGTCGCCGCTTACCGCTTGCTGGCCAAGGAAATCGTCCAGCCGCTGCATCTGGGTATTACCGAAGCCGGTGGTTTGCGCTCAGGCACAGTGAAATCCGCCGTGGGCCTCGGTATGCTGCTCGCCGAAGGGATTGGCGATACTATTCGCATCTCGTTGGCGGCCGACCCGGTCGAGGAAGTGAAAGTCGGCTACGACATTCTCAAATCCCTGCACCTGCGTTCCCGTGGAATCAACTTCATCGCCTGCCCGAGCTGCTCGCGGCAGAACTTCGATGTGGTCAAAACCATGAACGAGCTGGAAGGGCGTCTCGAAGACCTGCTGGTGCCGCTGGATGTCGCGGTAATCGGTTGCGTGGTCAACGGGCCGGGCGAAGCCAAGGAAGCCCATATCGGCTTGACCGGCGGTACGCCAAACCTGATTTACATCGACGGCAAGCCGGCGCAGAAACTGACTAATGACAATCTGGTGGATGAGCTCGAACGATTGATCCGCCAGAAAGCGGCCGAAAAGGTCGAAGCCGACGCGGCTGTAATCGCTCGCGGCTGA
- the hisS gene encoding histidine--tRNA ligase, producing the protein MSKSLQAIRGMNDILPEQTPLWRHFEGTVSRLLDNYGYKQIRMPIVEFTELFKRSIGEVTDIVEKEMYTFEDRNGDSLTLRPEGTAACVRAVLEHGITGGGQVQKLWYIGPMFRHERPQKGRYRQFHQIGCEVFNLDGPDIDAELIVLTWRLWGELGIRDAVKLELNSLGTSESRGRYREALVEYLSARLDQLDEDSQRRLKTNPLRVLDTKNPDTQAALADAPKMADYLDEESRVHFEGLKTRLDAAGIPYVINPKLVRGLDYYSKTVFEWVTDKLGAQGTVCAGGRYDGLVEQMGGKPTTGVGFAMGIERLVLLLETLEQIPEEISRQVDVYLCAFGEAAELAGLVLSERIRDQLPNLRLQVNAGAGSFKSQFKKADKSGALYALILGEDEMAQQVVGFKPLRGQGEQQSIAWDALAAHLATCVVQG; encoded by the coding sequence GTGAGCAAGTCTCTGCAAGCCATTCGTGGCATGAACGACATCCTGCCCGAACAGACTCCCCTGTGGCGTCATTTCGAGGGCACCGTCTCGCGTTTGCTGGATAACTACGGTTACAAGCAAATCCGCATGCCGATCGTCGAGTTCACCGAGCTGTTCAAACGCTCCATCGGTGAAGTGACCGACATCGTCGAAAAAGAGATGTACACCTTCGAGGACCGCAACGGCGATTCCCTGACCCTGCGCCCTGAAGGCACGGCGGCCTGTGTGCGTGCGGTGCTCGAGCACGGCATCACCGGCGGCGGCCAGGTGCAGAAACTCTGGTACATCGGCCCGATGTTCCGTCACGAACGTCCACAGAAAGGTCGTTATCGCCAGTTCCACCAGATCGGTTGCGAAGTCTTCAACCTCGACGGTCCGGACATCGACGCCGAGCTGATCGTGCTGACCTGGCGCCTGTGGGGCGAGCTGGGTATCCGCGATGCGGTCAAGCTCGAACTCAATAGCCTGGGCACCAGCGAGTCCCGTGGCCGTTATCGTGAAGCCCTGGTCGAATACCTGTCCGCTCGCCTGGATCAACTGGACGAAGACAGCCAGCGTCGTCTGAAGACCAACCCGCTGCGGGTTCTGGATACCAAGAACCCCGACACCCAAGCGGCATTGGCCGACGCGCCAAAAATGGCCGACTACCTCGACGAAGAATCCCGCGTGCACTTCGAGGGCCTCAAGACTCGTCTGGACGCCGCCGGCATTCCTTATGTGATCAACCCGAAGCTGGTTCGCGGGCTGGATTACTACAGCAAGACCGTTTTCGAATGGGTCACCGACAAGTTGGGCGCTCAGGGCACCGTGTGTGCCGGTGGTCGTTACGACGGTCTGGTGGAGCAGATGGGCGGCAAGCCGACCACGGGCGTCGGTTTCGCCATGGGCATCGAGCGTCTGGTGCTGCTGCTTGAAACCCTGGAGCAGATTCCCGAAGAAATCTCCCGTCAGGTCGATGTCTACCTCTGCGCCTTCGGTGAAGCCGCCGAACTGGCCGGTCTGGTCCTGAGCGAGCGTATTCGTGATCAATTGCCCAACCTGCGCCTGCAAGTCAATGCCGGCGCCGGCAGCTTCAAAAGCCAGTTCAAGAAAGCCGACAAGAGCGGTGCGCTGTACGCATTGATTCTCGGTGAGGACGAAATGGCCCAGCAAGTGGTAGGTTTCAAACCCCTGCGTGGCCAGGGCGAACAACAAAGCATTGCCTGGGATGCGCTTGCTGCACACCTGGCCACCTGCGTCGTGCAGGGTTGA
- a CDS encoding tetratricopeptide repeat protein, translating to MSSTEDEHLAELKDWWTRNGKPLVTGGLLALVIVFGWQAFQKYQSNQSQGASILYQQLLETTLTPDGKPDAARVSDLAGKLNSEFGGTAYAQYGSLFMAKVAVDSGKLDDAATELKAIVDKPANPALGEIARQRLAQVLAAQNKVDEALKLLEGDADKAFLATREELKGDLLVQLGRTDEANTAYQKAKAALSDEAAVGGLQIKLDDLAKGDA from the coding sequence GTGTCGAGTACCGAAGACGAACATCTGGCGGAGTTGAAGGACTGGTGGACACGCAACGGCAAGCCCCTGGTCACTGGCGGCCTGTTGGCGCTGGTCATCGTGTTCGGCTGGCAGGCCTTTCAGAAGTATCAGAGCAATCAGTCGCAAGGCGCCTCGATTCTCTATCAGCAATTGCTCGAAACCACGCTGACGCCTGACGGCAAGCCTGATGCTGCACGTGTTTCGGACCTGGCCGGCAAGCTCAACAGCGAGTTCGGCGGCACCGCTTACGCGCAATACGGCAGCCTGTTCATGGCGAAAGTCGCGGTCGACAGCGGCAAGCTGGACGACGCAGCCACCGAGCTGAAAGCCATTGTCGACAAACCGGCCAATCCGGCACTCGGCGAAATTGCCCGTCAGCGCCTGGCGCAGGTGCTGGCCGCGCAGAACAAGGTCGATGAAGCCCTGAAACTGCTCGAAGGCGATGCCGACAAAGCTTTCCTGGCTACTCGCGAAGAACTCAAAGGCGACCTGCTGGTGCAGTTGGGTCGTACCGACGAAGCGAACACGGCGTATCAAAAAGCCAAGGCGGCACTGTCGGATGAAGCGGCGGTCGGCGGCCTACAAATCAAGCTGGACGACCTGGCCAAAGGGGATGCGTGA
- the bamB gene encoding outer membrane protein assembly factor BamB translates to MRDVIRWKHAALLALAILAAGCSSNSKKELPPAELTDFKEEVVLQKQWSRSIGDGQGETYNMLVPAIDGDTIYAGDVTGVVMAMDRSNGDVKWKKDLELPVSGAVGVGYGLVMIGTLKGEIVALDASSGEEKWRARVTSEVLAPPATNGDVVVVQTQDDRLIGLDAATGNQRWLYDSTPAVLTLRGTSAPIVTNRLAVAGLSTGKVVALDVSNGVPVWEQRVAIPQGRSELERVVDIDGGLLLSGGTLYVASYQGRVAALDLESGRQLWQRDASSYAGVAQGFGSVYVSLSAGTVEGVDERSTTALWSNDSLARRQLSAPEVFSSYVAVGDMEGYLHLLSQVDGRFVGRERIDSDGLRARPLVVGDTIYVYGNSGKLEALTIK, encoded by the coding sequence ATGCGTGACGTGATCCGTTGGAAACATGCAGCATTGCTGGCTCTGGCCATATTGGCCGCGGGTTGCAGCAGCAACAGCAAAAAAGAATTGCCACCGGCCGAGTTGACCGACTTCAAAGAAGAAGTGGTTCTGCAGAAGCAGTGGAGTCGTTCGATCGGTGACGGTCAGGGCGAAACCTACAACATGCTGGTTCCGGCGATCGATGGCGATACCATCTATGCCGGCGACGTCACCGGTGTGGTGATGGCGATGGATCGCAGCAATGGCGACGTCAAATGGAAGAAAGATCTCGAACTGCCTGTCTCCGGCGCCGTTGGCGTGGGTTACGGTCTGGTCATGATCGGCACGCTCAAGGGCGAAATCGTTGCCCTGGATGCCAGCAGCGGTGAAGAGAAATGGCGCGCTCGCGTGACCAGTGAAGTGCTCGCGCCGCCGGCCACCAACGGTGACGTTGTTGTGGTTCAGACCCAGGATGACCGTCTGATCGGTCTGGATGCCGCTACCGGCAACCAGCGCTGGTTGTATGACAGCACGCCAGCGGTTCTTACTCTGCGCGGTACCAGCGCACCGATCGTCACCAACCGCCTCGCGGTGGCTGGCCTGTCGACTGGTAAAGTGGTCGCTCTGGATGTTTCCAACGGCGTGCCGGTGTGGGAACAGCGCGTAGCGATTCCACAAGGTCGTTCGGAGCTGGAGCGTGTGGTCGATATCGACGGTGGCTTGCTGCTGTCCGGCGGTACGCTGTATGTCGCCAGCTATCAGGGTCGTGTTGCGGCACTGGACCTGGAAAGCGGCCGTCAGCTCTGGCAGCGTGATGCTTCCAGTTATGCCGGCGTTGCTCAGGGTTTTGGCAGCGTCTACGTGAGCCTGTCCGCAGGCACCGTTGAAGGCGTCGACGAACGTTCTACCACTGCGTTGTGGAGCAACGATTCGCTGGCCCGCCGTCAACTGTCGGCTCCGGAAGTGTTCTCCAGCTATGTTGCAGTCGGTGATATGGAAGGCTACCTGCACCTGCTGAGTCAGGTGGACGGTCGTTTCGTCGGCCGCGAGCGCATCGACAGCGATGGCCTGCGTGCCCGTCCGCTGGTGGTGGGTGACACGATTTATGTGTATGGCAACAGCGGCAAACTGGAAGCCCTGACCATCAAGTAA
- the der gene encoding ribosome biogenesis GTPase Der, translating to MVPVIALVGRPNVGKSTLFNRLTRTRDAIVGDLSGLTRDRQYGEAKWQGRSYILVDTGGISGDEHGMDEKMAEQSLLAIEEADVVLFLVDAKAGFTAADQMIAEHLRKRNKRSYVVANKVDNIDPEMARAEFAPLGMGHAIPIAGAHGRGITQMLEIALSDFPKDEEEQEEGEEEIVAEGEEAKRIPGPSEKDGIKIAIIGRPNVGKSTLVNRMLGEDRVIVYDQPGTTRDSIYIPFERNDEKYTLIDTAGVRKRGKIHEEVEKFSVVKTLQAIKDANVVIFVMDAREGVVDHDLNLLGFALEAGRALVIAINKWDGMTPSERDFVKVELQRRLFFVDFADIHFISALHGTGVGNLYASVQNSFKSAVTRWPTNRLTQILEDAVGEHAPPMVNNRRIKLRYAHLGGANPPIIVIHGNQIEKVPKSYVRYLENTYRRVLKLVGTPIRIEFKGGENPYEGNKNTLTDRQVNKKRRLMTHHKKADKKRRDKR from the coding sequence ATGGTTCCCGTAATCGCCCTGGTGGGCCGACCGAACGTCGGCAAGTCCACCTTGTTCAACCGCCTGACCAGGACTCGCGACGCCATCGTCGGCGACTTGTCCGGTCTGACCCGTGATCGCCAGTACGGTGAGGCCAAGTGGCAAGGGCGTTCCTACATTCTGGTCGACACCGGCGGTATCTCCGGTGACGAGCACGGTATGGACGAAAAAATGGCCGAGCAGTCGCTGCTGGCCATTGAAGAAGCGGATGTCGTTTTATTCCTGGTAGATGCCAAGGCCGGTTTCACCGCGGCCGACCAGATGATCGCCGAGCACTTGCGCAAGCGTAACAAGCGTTCTTACGTGGTTGCCAACAAGGTTGACAACATCGACCCTGAAATGGCCCGCGCCGAATTTGCTCCGTTGGGCATGGGCCACGCGATCCCGATCGCCGGTGCCCATGGTCGTGGCATCACCCAGATGCTGGAAATCGCCCTGAGCGACTTCCCGAAAGACGAAGAAGAGCAGGAAGAAGGCGAAGAAGAAATCGTTGCCGAAGGTGAGGAAGCCAAGCGCATTCCTGGCCCAAGCGAAAAAGACGGTATCAAGATCGCCATCATCGGCCGTCCGAACGTCGGCAAGTCGACCCTGGTCAACCGCATGCTCGGTGAAGACCGGGTTATCGTTTATGACCAGCCCGGCACCACCCGCGACAGCATCTACATCCCGTTTGAACGTAACGACGAGAAGTACACGCTGATCGACACCGCCGGTGTGCGCAAGCGCGGCAAGATCCACGAAGAAGTTGAAAAGTTCTCCGTGGTCAAAACCCTGCAAGCGATCAAAGACGCCAACGTGGTGATCTTCGTGATGGACGCCCGCGAAGGCGTGGTGGACCACGACCTCAACCTGCTGGGTTTTGCCCTTGAAGCCGGTCGTGCGCTGGTTATCGCGATCAACAAGTGGGACGGCATGACGCCGAGCGAGCGCGACTTCGTGAAGGTCGAGCTGCAACGTCGACTGTTCTTCGTCGACTTCGCCGATATCCACTTCATCTCGGCCCTGCACGGCACTGGCGTAGGCAACCTCTACGCGTCGGTACAGAACTCGTTCAAGTCTGCGGTCACCCGCTGGCCGACCAACCGCCTGACCCAGATTCTGGAAGATGCGGTTGGCGAGCACGCGCCGCCGATGGTCAACAACCGCCGGATCAAGCTGCGTTATGCCCACTTGGGTGGTGCGAACCCGCCGATCATCGTGATCCACGGTAACCAGATCGAGAAGGTTCCGAAGTCTTACGTCCGTTACCTGGAAAACACTTACCGTCGTGTGCTCAAGCTGGTCGGTACGCCGATCCGCATCGAGTTCAAGGGTGGCGAGAACCCGTACGAAGGCAACAAGAACACGCTCACTGACCGTCAGGTCAACAAGAAGCGTCGTTTGATGACTCACCACAAGAAAGCCGACAAGAAGCGCCGCGACAAGCGCTGA
- a CDS encoding pyridoxal phosphate-dependent aminotransferase yields MITSKLPNVGITIFTQMSQLAAQTGAINLSQGFPDFDGPQALRDAVGRHIASGHNQYSPMTGLPVLRQQIAAKIARSYGAHVDADSEVTVTPGATQAIFCAIQAVIHGGDEVIVFDPAYDSYEPSVELAGGRCVHVQLGLKDFSIDFQKLAEAITPRTRMIILNTPHNPSGALISRAELDQLAALIRDRDIYVISDEVYEHLVFDGVPHVSVLAHEELYQRAFVVSSFGKTYHVTGWKTGYVVAPPALSAELRKVHQYVSFCGVTPLQYALADYMAEHPEHVEELPGFYQAKRDLFCDLLAPSRFSFSRVAGTYFQLVDYSQIRPDLNDVEMALWMTREHGVASIPISVFYQTPPVGQRLVRLCFAKREETLREAAAKLCVI; encoded by the coding sequence ATGATCACCAGTAAGCTGCCGAATGTCGGCATCACTATCTTCACTCAGATGTCTCAGCTTGCGGCGCAAACCGGGGCGATCAATCTGTCTCAGGGGTTTCCCGATTTCGACGGCCCGCAGGCCTTGCGCGATGCAGTTGGTCGGCACATCGCCAGTGGCCACAACCAGTATTCGCCGATGACTGGCCTGCCGGTGTTGCGTCAGCAGATTGCGGCGAAGATCGCTCGCAGCTATGGCGCCCATGTCGATGCCGACAGCGAAGTGACAGTCACTCCCGGCGCGACTCAGGCAATCTTCTGCGCCATTCAGGCGGTGATCCACGGCGGCGATGAAGTGATCGTGTTCGATCCTGCCTACGACAGTTATGAACCTTCGGTGGAGCTGGCCGGTGGCCGTTGCGTGCATGTGCAACTGGGTCTGAAAGACTTTTCCATCGACTTCCAGAAGCTAGCTGAAGCCATTACACCGCGCACGCGGATGATTATCCTCAATACCCCGCACAACCCCAGCGGCGCGCTGATCAGTCGTGCCGAGCTCGATCAACTGGCGGCGTTGATCCGCGACCGCGATATCTATGTGATCAGCGACGAGGTCTACGAACACCTGGTATTCGACGGCGTGCCTCACGTCAGCGTATTGGCCCACGAAGAGCTCTATCAACGCGCATTTGTGGTCAGTTCGTTCGGCAAGACCTACCACGTCACTGGCTGGAAAACCGGTTACGTAGTGGCGCCGCCAGCCCTTAGCGCCGAGCTGCGCAAGGTTCACCAGTACGTCAGTTTCTGCGGCGTGACGCCGCTGCAATACGCTTTGGCCGATTACATGGCCGAGCACCCGGAACACGTCGAAGAGTTACCGGGTTTCTATCAGGCCAAGCGCGATCTGTTCTGCGATCTGCTGGCGCCGTCACGCTTCAGTTTCAGCCGCGTGGCGGGTACTTACTTCCAGCTGGTCGATTACTCGCAGATTCGCCCGGACCTCAATGACGTCGAGATGGCACTGTGGATGACCCGCGAACATGGCGTCGCGAGCATCCCGATCTCGGTGTTCTACCAGACTCCACCGGTCGGCCAGCGCCTGGTGCGCCTGTGCTTTGCCAAGCGCGAGGAGACCCTGCGTGAAGCAGCGGCAAAACTATGCGTGATCTGA
- a CDS encoding amidohydrolase: MRDLSALPNLNVALIQTTLVWHDRQANLEHFEPLLEQARGADLIILPEMFTTGFSMESETLAEPENGPTSKWLRVQAAKLDAVITGSIIVQVADGSHRNRLLWARPDGEVWHYDKRHLFRMAGEHNHFTPGERQVQFELKGWRVRPLICYDLRFPVWSRDPQDTDLLLYTANWPGARRQHWNRLLPARAIENLCYVAAVNRIGTDGKGFAYTGDSQVLDFQGETLLGAGDADGVFKVVLDAAELAAYRTRFPANLDADTFEFT; encoded by the coding sequence ATGCGTGATCTGAGTGCTCTGCCCAATCTGAATGTCGCGCTGATCCAGACCACCCTGGTCTGGCATGATCGTCAGGCCAATCTGGAGCATTTCGAGCCCTTGCTGGAACAGGCTCGTGGCGCGGACCTGATCATCCTTCCGGAGATGTTCACCACCGGTTTCTCCATGGAGTCGGAAACCCTCGCCGAGCCGGAAAATGGCCCCACCAGTAAATGGCTGCGGGTTCAGGCAGCGAAACTGGATGCGGTGATTACCGGCAGCATCATCGTCCAGGTGGCTGACGGCAGTCATCGCAATCGTCTGTTGTGGGCGCGGCCGGACGGGGAGGTGTGGCATTACGACAAGCGTCACCTGTTCCGCATGGCGGGTGAGCACAACCATTTCACCCCGGGCGAGCGTCAGGTGCAGTTCGAATTGAAGGGCTGGCGAGTGCGGCCGCTGATTTGCTACGACCTGCGTTTCCCGGTCTGGAGCCGCGACCCTCAAGACACCGACTTGTTGCTGTACACCGCCAATTGGCCGGGCGCCCGGCGCCAGCACTGGAACCGTTTGCTGCCGGCACGGGCGATTGAAAACCTCTGCTATGTGGCAGCGGTGAACCGCATCGGTACCGATGGCAAAGGCTTTGCGTATACCGGTGACAGTCAGGTGCTGGATTTTCAGGGTGAGACGTTGCTTGGCGCAGGCGATGCCGATGGGGTCTTCAAGGTCGTTCTGGACGCGGCGGAGCTGGCGGCTTATCGCACGCGGTTTCCGGCGAATCTGGATGCGGATACCTTTGAGTTCACCTGA
- the leuA gene encoding 2-isopropylmalate synthase: MSMLKDPSSKYRAFPTIDIPDRTWPSKTITAAPIWCSSDLRDGNQSLIEPMDAVKKLRFWKTLVQVGVKEIEASFPAASQTDFDFVRTLIEDGHIPDDTTIQVLTQGREDLIARTFESLRGAKKAIVHLYNATSPSFRRIVFNQDKDGIKAIAVNAAKLFVKYAAQQPETEWTFEYSPETFSATELEFAKEVCDAVIEVWNPTPEHKVILNLPATVECATPNIYADQIEWFGRHINRRDSVIISLHTHNDRGTGVAATELGLMAGADRVEGCLFGNGERTGNVDLVTVALNLYTQGVDPELDFSDIDGVRKVVEECNQIPVHPRHPYVGDLVHTAFSGSHQDAIRKGFAQQQPDELWEVPYLPIDPADIGRSYEAVIRVNSQSGKGGIAYLLEQEYGINLPRRMQIEFSQVVQRETDRLGLEMTAQQIHALLHSEYLQANTPYALVSHRLQEENGHSAVEVEVSSKGQGETNLHWRGKGNGALEALVAGLPIPVEIMDYNEHAIGAGTNAKAAAYIELRVNGERAVHGVGIDENITTASFKALFSALNRSLSQPEAKAA, from the coding sequence ATGAGCATGCTCAAAGACCCGTCTTCTAAATACCGCGCGTTCCCGACCATCGACATCCCGGACCGCACCTGGCCATCAAAGACCATCACCGCAGCGCCGATCTGGTGCAGCTCGGACCTTCGTGACGGTAACCAGTCGCTGATCGAGCCCATGGACGCGGTCAAGAAGCTGCGTTTCTGGAAAACCCTGGTGCAAGTCGGCGTGAAAGAAATCGAAGCCTCGTTCCCGGCTGCTTCGCAAACCGACTTCGACTTCGTGCGTACCCTGATCGAAGACGGCCACATCCCGGACGACACCACCATTCAGGTGCTGACCCAGGGCCGTGAAGACTTGATCGCACGTACCTTCGAATCCCTGCGCGGTGCCAAGAAAGCCATCGTTCACCTGTACAACGCGACCTCCCCTTCCTTCCGCCGCATTGTCTTCAATCAGGACAAGGACGGGATCAAGGCCATCGCCGTGAACGCCGCCAAGCTGTTCGTCAAATACGCCGCCCAGCAGCCGGAAACCGAGTGGACTTTCGAGTACTCGCCAGAAACTTTCAGCGCCACTGAACTGGAATTCGCCAAGGAAGTCTGCGACGCGGTGATCGAAGTGTGGAACCCGACGCCTGAGCACAAGGTGATCCTCAACCTGCCTGCCACCGTCGAATGCGCCACCCCGAACATCTATGCCGACCAGATCGAATGGTTCGGCCGCCACATCAACCGCCGTGACAGTGTGATCATCAGCCTGCACACCCACAACGACCGTGGCACTGGCGTGGCCGCCACCGAGCTGGGCCTGATGGCCGGCGCCGACCGTGTCGAAGGCTGCCTGTTCGGCAACGGCGAGCGTACCGGTAACGTCGACCTGGTAACCGTGGCGTTGAACCTCTACACCCAGGGCGTCGACCCCGAGCTGGACTTCTCCGACATCGATGGCGTGCGCAAAGTCGTCGAAGAGTGCAACCAGATTCCTGTGCACCCACGTCACCCGTACGTTGGCGACCTGGTCCACACCGCGTTCTCCGGCTCCCACCAGGATGCGATCCGCAAGGGCTTCGCCCAGCAGCAACCGGACGAGCTGTGGGAAGTGCCGTACTTGCCGATCGACCCGGCCGACATCGGTCGCAGCTACGAGGCGGTGATTCGCGTCAACAGCCAGTCGGGCAAGGGTGGTATCGCTTACCTGCTGGAACAGGAATACGGCATCAACTTGCCGCGCCGCATGCAGATCGAGTTCAGCCAGGTCGTGCAGCGTGAAACCGATCGCCTGGGTCTGGAGATGACAGCCCAGCAGATCCACGCGCTGCTGCACAGCGAGTACTTGCAGGCCAATACCCCGTACGCGCTGGTCAGCCATCGCTTGCAGGAAGAAAACGGTCACAGCGCCGTGGAAGTGGAAGTCTCCAGCAAAGGTCAGGGCGAAACCAACCTGCACTGGCGCGGCAAGGGCAACGGCGCTCTGGAAGCACTGGTGGCCGGCCTGCCGATTCCGGTGGAAATCATGGACTACAACGAACACGCCATCGGCGCGGGCACCAATGCCAAGGCTGCGGCCTACATTGAACTGCGCGTAAACGGTGAGCGTGCGGTGCATGGCGTCGGCATCGATGAAAACATCACCACCGCCAGCTTCAAGGCGCTGTTCAGCGCGCTGAACCGCTCCCTGAGCCAGCCGGAAGCGAAAGCGGCGTAA